ATAAGAACCTTTACCAGGCATTGTTTCTATAAAGCCTTCTCTTTCAAGTTCCTCATAAGCCCGCTTTGTAGTAATAACACTAATTTGAAGTTCCTTTGCCAAAAGACGAATGGAAGGTAGAAGCTCTCCCTCTTCTAATTCACCTTTCATAATTGAGCTTTTGATTTGATTTGTTATTTGCTCATATATAGGTTCGCCGGTTGAATTTGAAATAATAATATTCATAGCTAGCTCCTTCTTCATGGAGTACATACTGTATATGTACTATATATACAGTATATACTCCACATACACAGTTGTCAACAATAGATATAAAAAATTGTAGTATTAAATCTAATACTAAATACAAGCTAACCTTCTCTCAGAATAGATGCACTTCCAAACTTGAAAAGCAGTCCTTTATCACTATTTCTGTCATTTATCTCCTTCTAAATGAATAAGAATAAAAATATATGAATATTTATATATCTTTATTATCAAATTACATTTTAAAAGGGGGTACATTTGATGAAATCTAGAAGATTATTAGGCGCTTTACTGGCAGTTGCACTTACATTTACAAGCGCTATTTCGCTTGCGGGGTGCAACAGTAGTTCCTCTAATAAACCAGAAGAAACAAAACCAACAACTGTAGAAAAGGACAAGGATCAGTATCTGAATTTATTTTTACTAAATCCACTTACCTTAGATCCTAACGATGCTAGAAACACAAGCGAGTTTCAAATAATTACTGAAACTCAAGAAGGCCTTGCAAGAGTGTTTACAGATAAGAGCGGAAATGAAAAATTAGAACCAGCAGGTGCGGAAAAGTGGGAAGTATCCAAAGACGGATTAGTTTGGACCTTTCATATAAGAGATCATAAATGGTCAGACGGAAAGCCAGTTACAGCTCAGCAATATGTTGACTCTATTATAAGGCTTCTAGATCCTGAAAAAGCCTTTTCCTATGCCTTTTTTGCCTATGATATAAAAAATGCTGAAGCTTACTACAATAAGAAAGCAAAAGCTGAAGAGGTTGGAGCAAAAGCAGTAGATGAAAAAACACTTCAAATAACATTGGAGAAACCTGCTCCTCAATTCGAAAAGAAATTAGGTTTTGTTTGCTTGTTCCCAATAAGACTTGACGTTATAAAGGCTGGTGGAGAAACTTGGGCTACAGACCATACTAAGCATGTATTTAATGGTCCATTCATTATAAAAGAATGGGTAAAGGAGCACAGCATAGTTCTTGAGAAAAATCCAAACTACTGGGACGAGAAAAATATAAGCCTTCAAAAGGTTAACATGACTATAGTTGATGAATTTTCAACTCAAGCTCAGCTTTTTGAATCAAAGCAAATGGATGTTATAGAGGCTCAGCAGGAATACTCAGCTAAGTGGAAGGCAATGGCTGATAAGGGCGAGCTACAGTATATACAAAGCAATGTTCCTACTATGAGCTTTGTAGGCTTCAACCAAAAAACAAATGGTGCTTCTGGCATGATGGGAAATGCAAAAATAAGAAAGGCATTATCTCTTTCAATAGACAGAGAGGAATTTGCAAATACACTATATGGTAAAAATTATCCTGGGTACGGTTTAATTCCAAAGGGAATTTCTATTGGAAATGATGAATTCAGAGCTGTTCACAAAGAAGCCCTTAAAGCTGAATATGATCAATATAAAGGTAACAAAGAAAAACTCCAAGGCTTATTTAAAGAAGGTTTAAAGGAACTAGGAAAGAGCGAAGACATAAGCCAAGTAAAATTAATATTTATAACAACAGGAAGTTCAGCCTTAAGTAAGTCAACTCAGGAATATTGGAAGCAAACCTGGGAAAATAAGCTAGGCATAAAAATAGACATGCAAGTTTTTGGAGACTCAAAAACCTTTGCAGCTGCAAGAAATGCAGGTCAGTATGATATTCTCACTAATGGCTGGCATGGAGATTATAACGATCCAATGACTTTTGCAGACTTATGGATAACTAACAGTGGTTTTGCAAAATTCTTCGGTGGATATGGCAGCAAAGAGTATGATGAATTATTTAAGAAGCTGGATGGTGAAGCTGATCTTAAAAAGAGAGATGCACTTTATGCAGAACTTGAAAATCAATTAGTAGTTAAAGATGCTGGTATAGCACCATACATGTATGAAGATTCAAGAAACTTTGTTCACAACTACGTTAAGAATTTAAGCATACCAATGTTTGGTCCTCCTATTGAATTTAGCAGAGCATATACTGCAGGAAGATAAACAATAGCCTTACTATAGTTTATACAGTATTGAACGGATTTTAAAGGCACTATTCAATACTGTATAAACTTAGCAATATATTGCTTGAAATTTAAAACAAGGAGGTACGGTATGGGAAAATATGTTGTAAGAAGATTCTTCGAAATGCTTTTTACTTTGTTTATAGTAGCTACGGCAACTTTCTTTCTGCTGGCTGCAGTTCCTGGTGATCCTCTGGTAGAAAGAGCGGAGAAGCTTCCTCCACAAATAAGAGAAAATCTGTATAAAAAATACGGCTTGAATAAACCACTTTTAGAAAGATATGTTATTACAATGAAAGGTCTGACTAAGGGAGATTTTGGGGAGTCCATTTTGTATCCTGGACAAACAGTACAAAGCATAATAAGAGACAAGCTGCCAGCTTCAGCAAGGCTTGGTCTTCAACAGATGACACTAGGTGTTTCTATAGGCTTGCTGCTTGGGATAATTGCAGCTATGAAGAAAGGTGCCTGGATAGATTATTCCATTGTTACCCTCTCTATCCTTCTTATTTCTATACCACATCTAATCTTTGGACTTGGACTTCAAAAAATACTTGCAGGAAAGCTTGGATTATTCCCTGTAATAGGCTGGCCAAAAGGAAAGGACTTATGGCTTGGAGGGTGGAAATATACCGTTCTTCCTACATTAACAGGCTGCTTCGGATATATAGCTTCCTATGCAAGGCTTTTAAAAACTTCCATGCTGGATGTTGTAAACCAAGATTACATTTTAACTGCAAAATCCAAGGGTTTATCTGAAAAGCAGGTTATACTAAAACACGTACTGAGAAATTCCTTTATACCTGTCATTACAATTCTCCCTATGAGCATAGGTATGTGTATAACCGGATCTTTTTTTATTGAAAGGATTTTTTCCATACCCGGCATTGGAATGTACTATATAAATGCTGTTAACGGAAGAGACTTGCCTATAATAATGGGACAGACAGTGATAATTGCCGCTATGTATATAGGACTAATATTTATTACCGACCTTCTATATACAGTTGTAGATCCAAGAATCAGAGTTCATGGGAAAAATAGATAGGGGGGATAGGCTATGACAGAACTAAATAGTAATATGTTTAAAATCATCGGCTCCGACGATGCTGATTCTAATCTTATAGTAAGGCCCATCATAACCTATTGGCAGGATGCTTGGAGAAGATTAAAAAAGAATCCTACAGCTATAGTTTCTTTAGTTACTCTCGTAATTGTTATCCTTTTAGTTATCATAGGTCCTTATATAAGAGGTTATAATTTTATAACCATAAATCCAACGCAAAAGAATATAGCTCCTAACTCAAAGTACTGGTTCGGAACAGACAATTTAGGCAGAGACTTATTTTCCAGGGTATGGTACGGAGGCAGAACTTCAATAACAGTTGCATTAGTCTGTACGGCTATACAGGTGGTTATTGGGTGCATTTATGGAGGCATTATGGCCTTCTTCGGTGGATGGGTTGATGAGCTTTTAATGAGAATTATTGAAGTTATAAATTCTATTCCCTCCCTTCTTATTACAATATTATTAATGCTGGTTTTAGGCAATGGCATGTTTGCTCTTCTTGTTGCCATGAGTGTAACCTCCTGGTGCGGTATAGCAAGGCAAATAAGAGGGCAAATTCTACAGCTTAGAGAATCAGAATACGTATTTGCTGCGGCCTCTCTTGGAGCCTCCCCTGGAAGAATCATATTTAAGCACTTAATTCCAAATACTATGGGAATATTGTTATTAAATACTGCTTCAAGCATTCCAGGCTATATATTTACAGAAGCAGGCTTAAGCTTTTTAGGAATGGGTCTTCAGCCCCCAAATACGAGCTTAGGAGTTCTTATATCAATAGGGCAGCAAAGCATGGAGTTTTTCCCCTATCAGGTATTTTTCCCATCACTAGTGCTTTGCATAATGGTTCTAGCCTTTAACTTATTAGGTGATGGCTTAAGAGATGCACTTGATCCAAAACTTCGCTAACAGGAGGCCTCACATGAAAAAGGTTACGCTTGGAATAATGGATATAATAAAAGCACTTTCAATAGGAATTTTATCTGGAAGTATAACAGGGCTTATATTCACCTTAATAGGCTTACTGTCCCATAAGGGTATGCTGCTAGACGCTCTGTATGTTGGCAGAGCCTCTATTCTTATTGTTGGCAGCTTAGGGCTTCTGGTTTC
The genomic region above belongs to Clostridium swellfunianum and contains:
- a CDS encoding ABC transporter permease translates to MTELNSNMFKIIGSDDADSNLIVRPIITYWQDAWRRLKKNPTAIVSLVTLVIVILLVIIGPYIRGYNFITINPTQKNIAPNSKYWFGTDNLGRDLFSRVWYGGRTSITVALVCTAIQVVIGCIYGGIMAFFGGWVDELLMRIIEVINSIPSLLITILLMLVLGNGMFALLVAMSVTSWCGIARQIRGQILQLRESEYVFAAASLGASPGRIIFKHLIPNTMGILLLNTASSIPGYIFTEAGLSFLGMGLQPPNTSLGVLISIGQQSMEFFPYQVFFPSLVLCIMVLAFNLLGDGLRDALDPKLR
- a CDS encoding ABC transporter permease; protein product: MGKYVVRRFFEMLFTLFIVATATFFLLAAVPGDPLVERAEKLPPQIRENLYKKYGLNKPLLERYVITMKGLTKGDFGESILYPGQTVQSIIRDKLPASARLGLQQMTLGVSIGLLLGIIAAMKKGAWIDYSIVTLSILLISIPHLIFGLGLQKILAGKLGLFPVIGWPKGKDLWLGGWKYTVLPTLTGCFGYIASYARLLKTSMLDVVNQDYILTAKSKGLSEKQVILKHVLRNSFIPVITILPMSIGMCITGSFFIERIFSIPGIGMYYINAVNGRDLPIIMGQTVIIAAMYIGLIFITDLLYTVVDPRIRVHGKNR
- a CDS encoding GntR family transcriptional regulator yields the protein MNIIISNSTGEPIYEQITNQIKSSIMKGELEEGELLPSIRLLAKELQISVITTKRAYEELEREGFIETMPGKGSYVSGQNKELLKEKRLKELEGKLIEVITESKLIGLSISELEEMLRLLFNEEN
- a CDS encoding peptide ABC transporter substrate-binding protein yields the protein MKSRRLLGALLAVALTFTSAISLAGCNSSSSNKPEETKPTTVEKDKDQYLNLFLLNPLTLDPNDARNTSEFQIITETQEGLARVFTDKSGNEKLEPAGAEKWEVSKDGLVWTFHIRDHKWSDGKPVTAQQYVDSIIRLLDPEKAFSYAFFAYDIKNAEAYYNKKAKAEEVGAKAVDEKTLQITLEKPAPQFEKKLGFVCLFPIRLDVIKAGGETWATDHTKHVFNGPFIIKEWVKEHSIVLEKNPNYWDEKNISLQKVNMTIVDEFSTQAQLFESKQMDVIEAQQEYSAKWKAMADKGELQYIQSNVPTMSFVGFNQKTNGASGMMGNAKIRKALSLSIDREEFANTLYGKNYPGYGLIPKGISIGNDEFRAVHKEALKAEYDQYKGNKEKLQGLFKEGLKELGKSEDISQVKLIFITTGSSALSKSTQEYWKQTWENKLGIKIDMQVFGDSKTFAAARNAGQYDILTNGWHGDYNDPMTFADLWITNSGFAKFFGGYGSKEYDELFKKLDGEADLKKRDALYAELENQLVVKDAGIAPYMYEDSRNFVHNYVKNLSIPMFGPPIEFSRAYTAGR